In Strix uralensis isolate ZFMK-TIS-50842 chromosome 26, bStrUra1, whole genome shotgun sequence, a genomic segment contains:
- the ACAD8 gene encoding isobutyryl-CoA dehydrogenase, mitochondrial, whose product MAWRVAPGAVARLLLRRPAGRRGIASCIDPSAGLTEEQKEFQKVALDFASKEMAPHMAEWDEKEIFPVETMRKAAQLGFGGIYVKPDVGGSGLSRLDTSIIFEALSTGCTSTTAYMSIHNMCVWMIDTFGSEEQRRRFCPSLCSMEKFASYCLTEPGSGSDAASLLTSAQRKGDTYVLNGSKAFISGGGDTDVYVVMCRTGGPGPKGISCLVLEKGTPGLSFGKKEKKVGWNSQPTRAVIFEDCVVPVGNRLGAEGQGFSIAMKGLNGGRINIASCSLGAAHASVLLAQEHLTVRKQFGEPLANNQYLQFGLAEMATRLVAARLMVRNAARALQEGREDAAVLCSMAKLFATDECFAICNQALQMHGGYGYLKDYAVQQFVRDIRVHQILEGTNEVMRMIVARNLLQG is encoded by the exons ATGGCTTGGCGAGTAGCCCCCGGTGCGGTGGCCCGGCTGCTGctgcggcggccggcggggcggcgaGGGATCGCCTCCTGCATCGACC CGTCTGCCGGCCTGACTGAGGAGCAGAAGGAATTCCAAAAAGTTGCCCTTGATTTTGCTTCCAAGGAGATGGCTCCTCACATGGCTGAGTGGGATGAAAAG GAAATATTCCCCGTGGAAACAATGCGGAAGGCAGCCCAGCTAGGATTCGGTGGGATCTACGTGAAACCAGACGTCGGTGGCTCTGGATTGTCACGACTTGATACCTCCATAATCTTTGAAGCTTTATCAACAGGATGTACCAGCACCACTGCTTATATGAGCATCCACAA catgtgtgTTTGGATGATCGACACCTTTGGCAGTGAGGAACAGAGGCGCAGGTTCTGCCCATCGCTCTGTAGCATGGAAAAATTTGCTTCTTACTGCCTGACTGAGCCAG GAAGCGGAAGTGATGCAGCTTCCCTGCTGACCTCAGCTCAGAGGAAAGGGGACACCTACGTCCTGAACGGCTCCAAG GCCTTCATCAGCGGGGGAGGCGACACCGATGTCTATGTGGTCATGTGTCGCACAGGAGGCCCAGGCCCCAAGGGCATCTCCTGCCTGGTGCTGGAGAAGGGGACaccagggctcagctttggcaAGAAAGAGAAGAAG GTGGGCTGGAATTCCCAGCCGACTCGGGCTGTGATCTTCGAGGACTGCGTTGTTCCTGTTGGCAACCGGCTGGGAGCCGAAGGGCAGGGCTTCAGCATTGCCATGAAGGGGCTGAACGGAGGCAGGATAAACATTG CTTCTTGTTCATTAGGAGCTGCTCATGCCTCTGTTCTTCTGGCTCAGGAACATCTCACTGTCCGGAAACAGTTTGGGGAACCCCTAGCAAACAATCAG TACCTGCAGTTCGGGCTGGCGGAGATGGCGACGCGCCTGGTGGCAGCGCGGCTCATGGTTCGCAACGCGGCGCGGGCGCTGCAGGAGGGACGGGAGGACGCGGCCGTGCTCTGCTCCATGGCCAAGCTCTTTGCTACTGATGAATGCTTTGCG ATCTGTAACCAGGCTCTACAGATGCACGGGGGCTACGGCTACCTGAAGGATTATGCTGTGCAGCAGTTTGTGCGAGACATCAGAGTCCACCAGATCCTGGAAG GTACCAATGAGGTGATGCGGATGATTGTGGCCAGGAATCTGCTACAGGGCTGA
- the THYN1 gene encoding thymocyte nuclear protein 1 yields the protein MPWPSRKRDKGAVADKKEPDAKIAKTEEETPDKEEEEKSTKPPAGSSKSGWKNWKKTKDSDSGGEESKITYCHWLLKSEPESRLEKGVDVKFSIDDLKAQPNQTTFWDGVRNYQARNFLRAMKLGQQAFFYHSNCKEPGIVGIVKIVKEAYPDHTQFDQKDPHYDSSSRKENPKWSMVDVQFVRMTKRFIPLSEIKAHHLAHKADGGPLKNMMLFTRQRLSIQPLTQEEFEFVLSLEEEKPH from the exons ATGCCTTGGCCGAGCAGAAAGAGAGACAAAGGAGCAGTAGCAG aTAAAAAAGAGCCTGATGCAAAAATTGCCAAAACGGAGGAGGAGACTCCGGataaggaggaagaagagaagtcCACAAAACCTCCAGCTGGGAGTTCCAAGTCAGGATGGAAGAACTGGAAGAAGACAAAAGACTCTGACTCCGGCGGGGAGGAAAGCAAGATAACGTATTGTCACTGGCTTCTGAAATCAGAACCAGAGAGCAGGCTCGAGAAGGGAGTGGATGTGAAA TTCAGCATTGATGACCTGAAAGCTCAGCCCAATCAGACAACCTTTTGGGATGGAGTAAGAAACTACCAG GCGAGGAATTTCCTGAGAGCCATGAAACTTGGGCAGCAGGCCTTCTTCTACCACAGTAACTGTAAAGAGCCTGGCATCGTTGGCATTGTCAAG ATCGTAAAGGAGGCATACCCTGATCACACACAGTTTGATCAGAAGGATCCTCATTATGATTCCTCCAGCAGAAAAGAGAACCCCAAATGGTCCATG GTGGATGTCCAGTTTGTGCGGATGACAAAGCGGTTCATCCCCCTTTCTGAAATCAAGGCTCACCACCTGGCCCACAAAGCAGATGGAGGCCCCCTGAAGAACATGATGCTCTTCACCAGACAACGTCTTTCCATCCAACCACTGACACAAG AGGAATTTGAGTTTGTCTTGAGCCTGGAAGAGGAAAAGCCACATTAA